A section of the Rummeliibacillus pycnus genome encodes:
- a CDS encoding acetylornithine transaminase, whose amino-acid sequence MSALFGNYTRRPIQLVKGKGTKVWDENGKTYLDFTSGIAVLSLGHANPILVETIKHQSELLWHTSNLFQNKYQEQLAEKLVKGTHLSHAFFCNSGTEANEAAIKLARKHTGKHKIITFLHSFHGRTFGAMSATGQEKVHSGFGPIVEKFEYLPYNDVEALLSAVDDETAAIMLEVVQGEGGVHVIAPEFAEAIQKVCEDKGILCIVDEVQTGIGRSGTPYAYMQTALKPHIVTLAKGLAGGFPIGAMLGTAELYDSFGPGTHGSTFGGNPLAMSVATAVINEIFDKTFLENVKKKSQYLKEKLVDALPETVEVRGMGFLQGITCENSSVIVDTAEKNGLLVVAAGENVVRLLPPLTVSYDEIDEAVAILQAIIPATTTVS is encoded by the coding sequence ATGAGCGCATTATTTGGAAATTATACAAGAAGACCAATTCAACTTGTGAAAGGAAAAGGTACTAAAGTATGGGATGAAAATGGTAAGACATATTTGGATTTCACAAGTGGTATTGCCGTATTAAGTCTTGGCCATGCAAATCCAATTTTAGTTGAAACGATCAAACATCAAAGTGAGCTATTATGGCATACTTCTAACTTATTTCAAAATAAGTATCAAGAGCAATTAGCGGAAAAATTAGTTAAGGGTACTCACTTATCACATGCATTTTTCTGTAATAGTGGTACAGAAGCAAATGAAGCAGCCATAAAATTGGCAAGAAAACATACAGGCAAACATAAGATCATTACTTTTTTACATTCTTTCCATGGTCGAACTTTCGGTGCAATGTCAGCAACAGGTCAAGAGAAAGTACATAGTGGCTTTGGACCGATTGTTGAAAAATTTGAATATCTTCCTTATAACGATGTCGAAGCTTTACTTTCTGCAGTTGACGATGAAACAGCAGCGATCATGTTAGAAGTGGTCCAAGGCGAAGGTGGCGTTCATGTCATAGCACCTGAATTTGCCGAAGCTATTCAAAAAGTCTGCGAAGATAAAGGTATTTTATGTATTGTGGATGAAGTACAAACAGGTATTGGTCGTTCAGGTACTCCTTATGCATATATGCAAACTGCATTAAAACCACATATTGTGACGCTCGCAAAAGGTTTAGCTGGTGGATTCCCAATCGGTGCAATGCTTGGAACAGCAGAACTGTACGATAGTTTTGGACCAGGTACTCATGGCTCTACTTTTGGTGGAAATCCATTAGCCATGTCAGTTGCAACCGCTGTTATAAATGAAATTTTTGATAAAACTTTTTTAGAAAATGTGAAGAAAAAATCTCAATATTTGAAGGAGAAATTAGTTGACGCATTGCCTGAAACAGTCGAAGTTCGAGGAATGGGCTTTTTACAAGGTATAACTTGCGAAAATTCTTCTGTAATCGTTGATACTGCAGAAAAGAATGGATTATTGGTGGTGGCAGCTGGTGAAAATGTTGTACGTCTATTACCACCACTAACGGTAAGTTATGACGAAATTGATGAAGCAGTTGCAATTTTGCAAGCTATAATTCCAGCAACAACAACAGTGAGTTAA
- the argB gene encoding acetylglutamate kinase — protein MTMSKSMPHTDPKKLVIKLGGSMLAGLHSSFFDSLKKYLSEGYQIVIVHGGGPMINEELEKNNIAYKTVNGIRYTSKEAVGIVQNALVEKVNPFLTNQLLSANIQTVGLNGMDGSIFESDFLDEHVYGYVGKIQKVHDEKIQSYLHSGQIPVIACFGATSDGIPLNINGDTVASDIALAIKAEALVLVTDTNGIKIQGEVKEEVNPEEINDWINSEDIFGGMIPKVKAAVECLESGIPEIHIVNQYFEGTKIAKEGVRL, from the coding sequence ATGACTATGTCCAAATCAATGCCACATACAGATCCTAAGAAACTTGTCATTAAATTAGGTGGAAGTATGTTAGCTGGTCTGCACTCATCCTTTTTTGATTCACTTAAAAAGTATTTGTCAGAAGGCTATCAAATTGTCATTGTCCATGGTGGTGGACCAATGATCAATGAAGAATTAGAAAAGAATAACATAGCTTATAAAACGGTTAATGGTATCCGTTATACTTCAAAAGAAGCTGTTGGAATCGTTCAAAATGCACTAGTGGAAAAAGTTAATCCTTTCTTAACCAACCAACTTCTATCAGCAAATATTCAAACGGTTGGATTAAATGGGATGGATGGTAGTATTTTTGAAAGTGATTTTCTCGATGAACATGTTTACGGTTATGTAGGAAAAATTCAAAAAGTTCATGATGAAAAAATACAAAGTTATTTACATTCTGGTCAAATTCCTGTCATTGCTTGTTTTGGAGCAACGAGCGATGGCATCCCACTTAACATTAATGGGGATACAGTAGCAAGTGATATTGCACTAGCTATAAAAGCAGAAGCTTTAGTTCTTGTAACTGATACAAATGGTATTAAGATACAAGGTGAAGTGAAAGAAGAAGTCAATCCAGAAGAAATTAATGATTGGATTAATTCAGAAGATATCTTTGGTGGAATGATCCCAAAAGTAAAAGCAGCTGTTGAATGTTTAGAATCTGGCATTCCAGAAATTCATATCGTCAATCAGTATTTTGAAGGAACAAAAATTGCAAAAGAGGGTGTTCGTTTATGA
- the metA gene encoding homoserine O-acetyltransferase MetA, with protein sequence MPINIPKDLPAAELLKKEKIFVMDEVRSKSQNIRPLNIAILNLMPQKEKTELQLLRLLGNTPLQTNVTFLNTATHESKNVSKSHLETFYSTYEEVKHRRFDGLIITGAPIELMEFEDVDFWDEIQAIMDWSKTNVTSVLHICWGAQAALYHHFGIGKFPLPEKCTGVFRHTVNDSTVELLRGFNDVFTAPHSRNTSVSLEEVEAHPDLTVLSSSDEAGLFIAISNDEKLIMVTGHLEYDANTLKEEYERDLAKGLDVSVPKHYFPNNDPTEEPLNTWRSHTHLLFSNWLNYYVYQETPYEWE encoded by the coding sequence ATGCCAATTAATATTCCGAAAGATTTACCAGCAGCTGAGCTTTTAAAAAAAGAGAAAATATTTGTAATGGATGAGGTACGATCTAAAAGTCAAAATATTAGACCATTAAATATTGCAATTTTAAATTTAATGCCTCAAAAAGAAAAAACAGAGTTACAACTTCTTAGATTACTAGGAAATACACCGTTACAAACAAATGTAACATTTTTAAATACTGCAACACATGAATCAAAAAATGTCAGCAAATCACATTTAGAAACATTCTATTCAACCTATGAAGAAGTAAAACATCGACGTTTTGATGGCCTTATTATTACAGGGGCGCCAATCGAATTAATGGAATTTGAAGACGTAGATTTTTGGGATGAAATTCAAGCCATTATGGACTGGTCAAAGACAAATGTTACATCAGTACTCCATATTTGTTGGGGCGCACAAGCTGCACTTTATCACCACTTTGGTATTGGAAAGTTCCCATTACCAGAAAAATGTACAGGAGTTTTCCGACACACTGTAAATGATTCGACAGTTGAGTTGTTAAGAGGCTTTAATGATGTATTTACAGCACCTCACTCGCGAAATACATCTGTTTCACTGGAAGAGGTTGAGGCACATCCTGATTTAACCGTTTTATCTTCTTCAGATGAAGCTGGATTATTTATCGCTATCTCTAATGATGAAAAGTTAATTATGGTAACTGGTCATTTAGAATATGATGCTAATACATTGAAAGAAGAATATGAGCGGGATCTTGCAAAAGGTTTAGATGTTTCTGTTCCGAAACATTATTTCCCTAATAATGATCCAACAGAAGAACCATTAAATACATGGCGATCACATACCCATTTATTATTCTCTAATTGGTTAAACTATTATGTTTACCAAGAAACTCCATATGAATGGGAATAA
- a CDS encoding LCP family protein has translation MDEKRHTHVRKKKRKLRKGRAFFIIVLLLAVIVGAYSYTQYKAGEKLASSTGISKKTEQFNGDPQSKSNIENILLLGIDTRGEARSRTDSMILVSWNKDTNDVKMVSFMRDIYANIPGYQSYKLNTAYYLGGVQLLKDTLKNTFGVEINHYALIDFKSFESLVDIVAPNGVKVYVDHDMSKNIGVSLKKGEQRLNGKELLGFSRFRHDNLGDFGRVDRQQKALEALKKEALSPKNYKNYPKLLGAVKGYVETDITNQEELSFILPLLKGNIKMQRLTIPVEHSYNFGYYPQAGSVLEINLQQNKQALDNFLGSNK, from the coding sequence ATGGACGAAAAGCGTCATACTCATGTCCGAAAGAAAAAACGAAAACTAAGAAAAGGTCGTGCCTTTTTTATTATAGTATTATTATTAGCGGTAATTGTTGGTGCTTATTCCTATACACAGTATAAAGCTGGTGAAAAACTAGCATCAAGTACAGGAATATCGAAAAAAACAGAACAATTTAACGGTGATCCACAATCCAAATCAAATATTGAAAATATCCTTTTACTAGGAATTGATACGCGAGGAGAGGCAAGATCACGAACAGATTCCATGATTTTAGTTTCTTGGAACAAAGATACGAATGATGTGAAAATGGTATCTTTTATGCGTGATATTTATGCCAATATACCAGGATACCAATCATATAAACTAAATACAGCTTATTATTTAGGTGGCGTTCAATTACTAAAAGATACTCTAAAAAATACTTTTGGGGTAGAAATTAATCATTATGCATTAATCGATTTTAAAAGCTTTGAGTCTTTAGTGGATATAGTCGCACCAAATGGTGTCAAAGTATATGTAGATCATGATATGTCTAAGAATATTGGCGTTAGTTTGAAAAAAGGTGAACAGCGTTTAAATGGTAAAGAACTTTTAGGATTCTCACGTTTTCGTCACGATAACTTAGGTGATTTTGGTCGCGTTGATCGTCAACAAAAAGCCTTAGAAGCATTAAAAAAAGAAGCTCTTTCACCTAAGAATTATAAAAATTACCCTAAACTATTAGGTGCCGTGAAAGGTTATGTAGAGACAGATATTACAAATCAAGAAGAATTATCATTCATTTTGCCACTTCTCAAAGGAAATATTAAAATGCAACGTCTAACGATTCCTGTAGAGCATAGTTATAATTTTGGTTATTATCCACAAGCTGGTTCTGTACTTGAAATAAACCTTCAGCAAAATAAGCAAGCTCTAGATAATTTTCTTGGTTCCAATAAGTAA
- the argC gene encoding N-acetyl-gamma-glutamyl-phosphate reductase — translation MQVGIIGATGYGGLELLRLLYNHSEIENIHLFSSSEEGIVFSNKYAHLRKIIDQPLQKIEPEALQKLEVIFTSTPSGVSSKLIPEILTENVKVIDLSGDFRIKNTEDYEKWYKLSPAPQKLIEQSVYGLTEWNGKEIQKGKLIANPGCYPTAVLLSLLPLLRDELIDSENLIIDAKSGISGAGNKPNANNHFCETNDNTSIYKINKHQHIPEIEQAMSMFAHTDQPITFSTHLVPMNRGIMATSYAKLQKGITKDDLLNSLHDKYDQHPFVRILEDASKISTSQVRGTNYCDIHINIDERTGRATIISVIDNLVKGAAGQAIQNMNLMFGIEETSGLKQIPIWI, via the coding sequence ATGCAGGTTGGAATAATTGGAGCAACAGGGTATGGAGGTCTAGAATTATTAAGGTTATTGTATAATCATTCAGAAATTGAAAACATACATCTATTTTCATCTTCTGAAGAAGGAATCGTATTTTCGAATAAATATGCACACCTTCGAAAAATTATAGACCAACCATTACAAAAAATTGAACCTGAAGCATTGCAAAAATTAGAAGTTATTTTTACCAGTACGCCATCTGGGGTATCGAGCAAACTAATTCCCGAAATTTTAACGGAGAACGTTAAAGTAATTGATCTTTCAGGTGACTTTCGGATAAAAAATACAGAAGATTATGAAAAGTGGTATAAATTGTCCCCGGCACCTCAAAAATTAATTGAACAAAGTGTATACGGATTAACAGAATGGAATGGTAAAGAAATTCAAAAAGGAAAATTGATTGCAAATCCAGGATGTTATCCAACAGCTGTTTTGTTATCTCTCCTTCCACTGTTACGTGATGAACTAATAGATTCAGAGAATCTAATCATCGATGCGAAAAGTGGAATAAGTGGCGCTGGGAATAAACCAAATGCAAATAATCATTTTTGTGAAACAAATGATAATACATCAATTTATAAAATTAATAAGCATCAACACATTCCTGAAATTGAGCAGGCAATGTCAATGTTTGCCCACACAGATCAGCCAATTACTTTTTCAACGCATCTAGTTCCGATGAATCGAGGAATAATGGCAACTAGCTACGCAAAACTGCAAAAAGGAATAACAAAAGACGATCTTCTAAATAGTCTTCATGACAAGTACGATCAACATCCTTTTGTTCGAATTTTAGAAGATGCATCAAAAATTAGTACATCTCAAGTACGTGGAACAAATTATTGCGATATTCATATTAATATTGACGAAAGAACCGGACGTGCAACCATTATTTCAGTTATAGATAACTTAGTTAAAGGTGCTGCAGGGCAAGCCATTCAAAATATGAATTTAATGTTTGGGATTGAAGAAACAAGTGGATTAAAACAAATACCAATTTGGATATAA
- a CDS encoding aminotransferase class I/II-fold pyridoxal phosphate-dependent enzyme, protein MKIERSKKMAMFPKAIFGDLKAAATRKAATGTKIIDLSLGSPDLPPDEKVRTELSKQAALASSYGYTLGGTKKFYQAVANYYKRRSNVDLDPETEIIQTMGSQEGLVHVPMAFCNPGDYVLSTNPAYVAYDAGIHLAEAIPYYMPLKEENSFLPDFDAIPIEVAEKAKLMILNLPGNPVPATPSEEFFSKVVAFAKKYNIIVLHDAAYSEFYFDGGSPMSFLSTPGAKEVGMEINSLSKSFSLAGARIAYIAGNAEMISIIQELKSNLDFGTYQPIQDAACVALDNAEEITDRLRAVFTKRHHTLMEGLKNIGWTVTPSNGGMFVWAKYPMQELNDIEFVFKVIEETGVVLVPGSIFGEAGKNYVRVALVQDQALLSEAIERLGKLSKIEA, encoded by the coding sequence GTGAAAATCGAACGATCAAAGAAAATGGCTATGTTTCCAAAAGCAATATTCGGAGATTTAAAGGCCGCCGCCACTCGTAAAGCAGCTACTGGTACTAAGATAATAGATTTAAGTCTTGGTAGTCCTGATCTACCACCAGATGAGAAAGTTCGTACAGAGCTTTCAAAACAAGCAGCTTTGGCTAGTTCTTATGGTTATACTTTAGGCGGAACAAAAAAATTCTATCAAGCTGTAGCGAATTATTATAAACGCCGCAGCAATGTTGATTTAGATCCCGAAACAGAAATTATTCAAACGATGGGTTCACAAGAAGGTTTAGTGCATGTACCAATGGCCTTTTGCAACCCTGGGGATTACGTTTTATCAACCAATCCCGCCTATGTAGCCTATGATGCCGGTATTCACTTAGCCGAAGCGATTCCTTATTATATGCCTTTGAAAGAAGAAAACTCTTTTTTACCTGACTTTGATGCAATTCCTATAGAAGTTGCAGAGAAAGCTAAATTAATGATTTTAAATTTACCAGGTAATCCAGTACCAGCTACGCCATCTGAAGAGTTTTTTTCAAAAGTAGTTGCCTTTGCAAAAAAATATAATATTATTGTACTTCATGATGCTGCCTATTCAGAGTTCTATTTTGATGGTGGAAGTCCAATGAGTTTCTTATCTACTCCTGGTGCAAAAGAAGTAGGTATGGAAATTAATTCACTTTCAAAAAGCTTTAGTTTAGCTGGTGCACGCATCGCTTATATCGCAGGTAATGCTGAAATGATTTCTATTATTCAAGAGCTTAAATCCAATCTTGACTTTGGTACTTACCAACCTATTCAAGATGCAGCATGTGTAGCTTTAGATAACGCTGAAGAAATTACAGATCGTTTACGTGCTGTATTTACTAAGCGCCACCATACTTTAATGGAAGGTTTAAAAAACATCGGCTGGACGGTTACTCCTTCAAATGGGGGTATGTTCGTTTGGGCAAAATACCCTATGCAAGAACTGAATGATATCGAATTTGTTTTCAAAGTAATTGAAGAAACAGGTGTTGTATTAGTACCTGGATCAATCTTCGGCGAAGCCGGAAAAAATTACGTACGTGTCGCATTAGTTCAAGACCAAGCACTTTTAAGTGAAGCCATTGAACGTCTTGGAAAACTTTCTAAGATTGAAGCTTAA
- a CDS encoding AI-2E family transporter: MCNKRGGNSLQPEKRSFFSTRFIQFLGGKNLLFGLITLLLLGCIILIYDKISFIFYPIIVFIKTVVLPVILAMILYYLLRPVLHLMMKWKIPKIWAILMIYIVGLSLISLFVTLVFPFLKGQFLNLIQEFPNYFMQVVHSVQDMIEKSSLSETLTKYNFNINEVLNNISNQLNVTVKDAAKELGTSLATGITGFISTLTGIIVAIVTVPFILFYLLKDGEKLPKYILKLLPPRMREDAAHVLHEADHQISSYIQGQILVAFCIGVMVTIGFLIIGLDYAVVLGVLAMLTSVVPYLGPIIAITPAAIIAVVNTPIMLLKLAVVWTIVQLVEGKFISPQIMGKSLHVHPITIIFVLLTAGSLFGVPGVVLGIPGYAVLKVFVTHLFYLFKKRYNKYTDHPDLEYEINDWKKTNNN; this comes from the coding sequence ATGTGTAATAAAAGAGGGGGAAATTCATTGCAACCAGAAAAACGCTCATTCTTTTCAACGAGGTTTATCCAGTTTCTTGGTGGCAAAAATCTGTTATTTGGGTTAATCACTTTACTATTATTAGGATGCATTATTTTAATATATGATAAAATTTCCTTCATCTTTTATCCCATTATCGTTTTTATAAAAACAGTTGTATTACCAGTGATATTAGCAATGATTTTGTATTACTTACTAAGACCTGTTTTGCATCTAATGATGAAATGGAAAATACCGAAAATCTGGGCAATCTTGATGATTTATATAGTGGGTCTTAGTCTAATTTCGTTATTTGTTACACTTGTATTTCCATTTTTAAAAGGTCAATTTTTGAATTTAATACAAGAATTTCCGAATTACTTTATGCAAGTAGTCCATTCAGTTCAAGATATGATCGAGAAATCAAGTTTGAGTGAAACATTAACAAAATATAATTTTAATATAAATGAAGTATTAAATAATATTTCAAATCAATTAAATGTCACTGTGAAGGATGCTGCAAAAGAATTAGGAACAAGTCTAGCAACTGGTATTACAGGTTTTATTTCAACATTAACGGGAATTATCGTGGCAATCGTCACAGTTCCATTCATCTTGTTTTACTTGCTTAAAGATGGTGAAAAGCTACCAAAATATATACTAAAACTTCTACCACCAAGAATGCGAGAAGATGCTGCACATGTACTGCATGAAGCAGATCATCAAATAAGTAGCTATATACAAGGGCAAATTTTAGTCGCATTTTGTATAGGTGTTATGGTAACGATTGGTTTTTTAATTATCGGTTTAGACTATGCGGTTGTTTTAGGTGTGTTAGCAATGTTAACAAGTGTTGTACCGTATCTAGGGCCAATTATTGCAATTACTCCAGCAGCTATAATTGCTGTTGTAAATACACCAATTATGCTACTAAAATTAGCTGTTGTTTGGACGATTGTTCAATTAGTTGAAGGTAAATTTATATCACCACAAATCATGGGGAAATCACTACATGTACATCCTATAACAATTATTTTCGTATTATTAACAGCAGGTTCTCTATTTGGTGTCCCAGGGGTTGTTCTTGGGATCCCAGGATATGCAGTATTAAAAGTATTTGTTACACATCTATTTTATTTATTTAAAAAACGATACAACAAATATACAGATCATCCAGATTTAGAATATGAAATTAATGATTGGAAAAAAACAAATAATAACTAA
- a CDS encoding methyl-accepting chemotaxis protein, which translates to MGKTIKWKIISTVIALVSVGLVLLNVISTYTVNQKTDASLIDQSQVLVNGMSSSIENYLGNYEKGLIQFSKSNEVLNYKGKSSIKNIDAKFNDFLSIYNSTTSVYYAQTNRHLDILPKVDLGSDFDPTTRDWYKNAYNNPNKVYWTEPYIDQATKEYTISAAKAVVKNGEIIGVVGTDILLSNLSKEISKTELGFKGYPIIIGNNGTAIVHPTKSGQDLSKYSYVKKIFDSSKQKGVVYDDENGKSYITIYNTLPNLKWKIGAVYDQTQIHQTASDIRNMFVIVSIILLAILFGVLVLVIAKITKPIAVLRRLMDQVANGDLSVHARYSGKDEVGQLSQDFNKMIDNMNSIIRVVKDSSTEVNENSLKLNALAEETSASSEEVTAAIGEIAEGASNSASRAETAGEHTQSLSIQINDIHDKSVDMMGIAKEAQQANKGGQEQINQLHNTFDEWENSMSEMATVILTLETKIKSINSIMQTIMEISSQTNLLALNASIEAARAGEHGKGFAVVAEEVRKLAEQSAEATEEVREIVLALQQESRQVTEKMLATKETFETQNEVVNKTSNTFNDISSHIHRLEKSISEISNSVVGVTRFKDEVVELTQQMAATSEETAAACEEVSASSTEQLNAIESVSASAENLTTLSEKLSEAIKKFKID; encoded by the coding sequence ATGGGTAAAACAATCAAGTGGAAAATTATTAGTACAGTTATTGCCTTAGTATCTGTCGGCTTAGTTTTATTAAATGTTATCAGTACTTATACAGTGAATCAAAAGACTGATGCAAGTTTAATAGATCAAAGCCAAGTACTTGTAAATGGAATGTCTTCATCAATTGAAAATTATTTAGGAAACTATGAAAAAGGGCTTATTCAATTTTCTAAGTCAAATGAGGTACTTAACTATAAAGGAAAATCATCTATAAAAAACATAGATGCGAAATTTAATGATTTCTTATCGATATATAATTCAACTACTTCTGTATACTATGCACAAACGAATAGACATTTAGATATTTTACCAAAAGTAGATTTGGGTTCTGATTTTGATCCTACAACACGAGATTGGTATAAAAATGCTTATAATAATCCAAATAAGGTATATTGGACTGAACCATACATAGATCAGGCAACTAAAGAATATACAATTTCAGCTGCAAAAGCTGTTGTGAAAAATGGGGAAATTATTGGTGTAGTAGGTACGGATATCTTATTATCAAACTTATCAAAGGAAATTTCAAAAACAGAACTTGGTTTTAAAGGTTATCCTATTATTATTGGAAATAATGGTACAGCAATTGTACATCCAACTAAATCAGGTCAAGATTTATCAAAATATTCATATGTGAAAAAAATATTTGATAGCTCTAAACAAAAAGGGGTTGTATACGACGATGAAAATGGAAAATCGTATATAACTATTTACAATACTTTGCCAAACTTGAAGTGGAAAATTGGGGCTGTATATGATCAAACACAAATTCATCAAACAGCCTCAGACATTCGTAATATGTTTGTCATTGTTTCAATAATTCTGTTGGCGATCCTTTTTGGAGTACTTGTCTTAGTGATTGCTAAGATTACAAAACCCATTGCTGTTTTAAGAAGGTTAATGGATCAAGTAGCAAATGGGGATTTATCAGTTCATGCCCGTTACAGCGGAAAAGACGAAGTAGGGCAATTATCTCAAGACTTTAATAAAATGATAGACAATATGAATTCTATTATTCGGGTTGTCAAAGATTCATCTACAGAAGTAAATGAGAACTCACTTAAATTAAATGCTTTGGCTGAAGAAACAAGTGCATCGAGTGAAGAAGTTACTGCAGCTATTGGAGAAATTGCTGAAGGAGCAAGCAATTCAGCAAGTCGTGCGGAAACAGCTGGTGAACATACACAGTCATTAAGCATACAGATCAATGATATACATGATAAATCTGTAGATATGATGGGGATTGCAAAGGAAGCTCAACAAGCCAATAAAGGTGGACAAGAACAAATCAACCAATTACATAACACCTTTGACGAGTGGGAAAATAGTATGTCAGAAATGGCAACTGTAATTTTGACTTTAGAAACGAAAATTAAATCAATTAATAGTATTATGCAAACAATTATGGAAATATCGAGTCAAACAAATTTATTAGCATTAAATGCTAGTATTGAAGCAGCTAGAGCTGGTGAGCATGGTAAAGGTTTTGCTGTTGTTGCTGAAGAAGTTCGAAAATTAGCAGAGCAATCCGCAGAGGCAACTGAAGAAGTTCGAGAAATAGTACTAGCATTACAACAAGAATCGAGACAAGTAACAGAGAAAATGTTGGCAACAAAAGAAACGTTCGAAACACAAAATGAAGTAGTGAATAAAACAAGTAATACTTTTAATGATATTTCTAGTCATATCCATCGTCTTGAAAAGTCAATCTCTGAGATTTCAAATAGTGTGGTAGGTGTAACACGTTTTAAAGATGAAGTAGTTGAACTTACTCAACAAATGGCTGCAACTTCAGAAGAAACGGCAGCAGCGTGTGAAGAAGTAAGTGCTTCTTCTACAGAACAGCTTAATGCCATTGAATCTGTTTCGGCATCTGCTGAAAACTTAACTACATTAAGTGAAAAACTGTCAGAAGCTATAAAAAAATTTAAGATTGATTAA
- the argJ gene encoding bifunctional glutamate N-acetyltransferase/amino-acid acetyltransferase ArgJ: MTIVTENLKRSASHNLISPKGFKAAGIHCGVKHKKKDLALLVSDVPANVAGVFTTNVIKAAPLLISKEVVHHTGKMQAIVVNSGNANACTGKQGLEDAYTMQKLTAEKLGISQNLVGVCSTGVIGELMPMDTIKVGIEKIEVGSQLEDALDFSQAILTTDTATKHTAYTIKIDGKEVIIAGVAKGSGMIKPNMATMLAYITTDANISHETLQALLADTTEKTFNAITVDGDTSTNDTVLVLANGLAENNELTPSHPDWNAFTEAFNATCEDLSKMIAKDGEGATKLIEVNVTGGKTDLEALQIAKTVVGSSLVKTAVFGCDANWGRVICAVGYSGMTVNPETITIQIGSTTVVQFGEPIPFSEEVLTDYLKQNEVKIAVDLGIGEGKGTAWGCDLTYDYVQINATYRS, encoded by the coding sequence ATGACGATAGTAACAGAAAACCTAAAGAGAAGTGCAAGCCATAATCTGATTTCGCCAAAGGGATTTAAAGCAGCAGGAATTCATTGTGGTGTAAAGCATAAAAAGAAAGACTTAGCTCTTTTAGTGAGTGATGTCCCTGCAAATGTTGCAGGAGTATTCACTACAAATGTAATTAAAGCAGCGCCGTTGCTAATATCAAAAGAAGTGGTACACCATACAGGGAAAATGCAAGCCATCGTTGTGAATTCCGGAAATGCAAATGCATGCACAGGGAAGCAAGGTTTAGAAGATGCCTATACAATGCAAAAATTAACTGCTGAAAAGTTAGGGATTTCACAAAACTTGGTAGGTGTTTGCTCAACCGGAGTTATTGGCGAATTAATGCCAATGGATACAATCAAAGTAGGAATTGAAAAGATTGAAGTAGGCTCGCAGTTAGAAGATGCCCTTGATTTTTCTCAAGCTATTCTTACAACAGATACAGCCACAAAACATACTGCCTATACAATTAAAATTGATGGCAAAGAAGTAATTATTGCGGGAGTGGCAAAAGGTTCTGGAATGATTAAGCCCAATATGGCAACGATGCTCGCTTACATTACAACTGACGCTAATATTAGCCATGAAACACTACAAGCATTACTTGCAGATACAACTGAAAAAACTTTTAATGCTATTACAGTTGATGGAGATACATCAACAAATGATACAGTTCTTGTTCTTGCTAATGGTTTGGCAGAAAACAATGAGTTAACACCATCTCATCCTGATTGGAATGCATTTACAGAAGCGTTTAATGCGACTTGTGAAGACTTATCTAAAATGATTGCAAAAGATGGTGAAGGAGCCACAAAACTTATAGAGGTTAACGTAACAGGAGGAAAAACAGATTTAGAAGCATTGCAAATTGCCAAAACAGTCGTAGGTTCATCACTAGTTAAAACGGCTGTATTTGGTTGTGATGCAAACTGGGGAAGAGTTATTTGTGCAGTAGGTTATAGTGGTATGACTGTGAATCCAGAAACAATCACTATTCAAATTGGTTCTACAACGGTAGTACAATTTGGTGAACCAATTCCTTTCTCAGAAGAAGTGTTAACGGACTATTTAAAACAAAATGAAGTGAAAATTGCTGTGGATCTTGGAATCGGTGAAGGAAAAGGAACAGCATGGGGGTGCGATTTAACATATGACTATGTCCAAATCAATGCCACATACAGATCCTAA